In Duganella zoogloeoides, a single genomic region encodes these proteins:
- the dnaG gene encoding DNA primase: MIPQSFIADLLNRVDIVDVVGRYVQLKKGGANFMGLCPFHNEKSPSFTVSPTKQFYHCFGCGAHGTSIGFLMEYSGMGFVDAVKDLAQNVGMVVPEQDDKIPPAQRAQMQAQSLALSDAMTQACDFYRAQLRTAPDAIAYLKGRGLTGEIAARFGLGYAPPGWDNLKAIFRDYDVVALAEAGLVIDRVDEDGGNKKRYDRFRERVMFPIKNTKGQVIAFGGRVLDGGEPKYLNSPETPLFSKGFELYGLFEARQAIRDAGYVLVTEGYMDVVALAQMGFPQAVATLGTACTPHHVQKLMRQTDTVIFSFDGDKAGRRAARRALEACLPHVADNKTIKFLFLPTEHDPDSYVRTYGNEAFEQEIHEAMPLSQFLIKEVVGEHDLQSPEGRARVQFDAKPLLQSMTPTALRLQIVRGLAQLTQTTPHEIESLFELAKPVALSRKAPSRSGRPAPVGLELQIVRLIVAHPPLALDIDEAALAAFQFFGDDAAERLAQLVAGAQALGPNGGFAAFAQHLKSLGDEYDEIISEIAQGAESDVDADRMFLRSAVRQIKEDALKQELMQLSAAGLTPESIARFREITAQQAQLEREKQTEFANR, encoded by the coding sequence GTGATCCCTCAATCATTCATTGCCGATTTGCTCAACCGCGTCGATATCGTCGACGTCGTCGGACGTTATGTGCAGCTCAAGAAGGGCGGCGCCAATTTCATGGGCCTGTGCCCGTTCCATAACGAAAAATCCCCGAGTTTTACCGTCAGCCCCACCAAGCAGTTCTATCACTGCTTCGGTTGCGGCGCCCATGGCACCTCAATCGGTTTCTTGATGGAATACTCGGGCATGGGCTTTGTCGATGCCGTCAAGGATCTGGCGCAAAACGTCGGCATGGTCGTCCCCGAGCAGGACGACAAGATTCCTCCCGCGCAGCGCGCGCAAATGCAGGCCCAGAGCCTGGCCCTGTCCGACGCCATGACCCAGGCCTGCGACTTTTACCGCGCCCAGCTGCGCACCGCACCGGATGCCATCGCCTACCTGAAAGGACGCGGCCTGACCGGAGAGATCGCCGCGCGCTTCGGCCTCGGCTATGCGCCGCCGGGCTGGGACAATTTAAAGGCGATCTTTCGCGACTACGATGTGGTGGCGCTGGCCGAAGCCGGCCTGGTGATCGACCGCGTGGACGAAGACGGCGGTAACAAGAAGCGCTACGACCGCTTCCGCGAACGGGTGATGTTCCCCATCAAGAACACCAAGGGCCAGGTGATCGCCTTTGGCGGCCGGGTGCTCGATGGCGGTGAACCGAAGTACTTGAATTCTCCCGAAACGCCATTATTTTCTAAGGGCTTCGAGTTGTACGGCTTGTTCGAGGCGCGCCAGGCGATCCGCGATGCGGGCTACGTGCTGGTGACGGAAGGCTATATGGACGTGGTGGCGCTGGCGCAGATGGGTTTCCCGCAAGCAGTAGCAACCCTGGGCACCGCCTGCACCCCGCACCACGTGCAGAAACTGATGCGCCAGACCGACACGGTGATCTTCAGCTTCGACGGCGACAAGGCCGGCCGCCGCGCCGCCCGCCGCGCGCTGGAAGCGTGCTTGCCGCACGTGGCGGACAACAAGACCATCAAGTTCCTGTTCCTGCCCACCGAGCACGACCCGGACAGCTATGTGCGCACCTATGGCAACGAAGCATTCGAGCAAGAGATCCACGAAGCGATGCCGCTGTCGCAATTCCTGATCAAGGAAGTGGTCGGTGAGCATGATTTGCAAAGCCCCGAGGGCAGGGCGCGCGTGCAGTTCGATGCCAAGCCCTTGCTGCAGTCGATGACGCCGACCGCGCTGCGCCTGCAAATCGTGCGCGGCCTGGCGCAATTGACGCAGACCACGCCGCACGAGATCGAATCGCTGTTCGAGCTGGCCAAGCCGGTAGCGCTGTCGCGCAAGGCGCCAAGTCGCAGCGGCCGGCCGGCGCCGGTGGGACTGGAATTGCAGATCGTGCGCCTGATAGTGGCCCATCCGCCGCTGGCGCTCGATATCGACGAAGCGGCGCTGGCGGCGTTCCAGTTCTTCGGCGACGACGCTGCCGAGCGATTGGCGCAACTGGTGGCCGGTGCCCAGGCGCTGGGCCCCAACGGCGGTTTTGCCGCATTTGCCCAGCATTTAAAGTCGCTGGGTGACGAATATGACGAGATCATCAGCGAAATCGCCCAGGGGGCGGAGTCCGATGTCGATGCAGACCGAATGTTCCTGCGCAGCGCCGTGCGCCAGATCAAGGAAGATGCGCTGAAACAGGAGCTGATGCAACTGTCTGCGGCGGGTCTCACACCGGAGAGTATTGCACGCTTTCGCGAGATCACTGCGCAGCAGGCTCAGCTGGAAAGGGAGAAGCAAACGGAGTTTGCAAACCGCTAA